The nucleotide window AGTTCATCATGTCCCGGATCAGCGCTGCGTGACGGGCTTCTACCGATACGATTTTGCCGGCCAGAGTCAGATATACCGGGTTGGTAATAAAGCGGCCGGCACCATTGTAAGCCGCTACGCCCAGGTCTTCAAAGGCCATGGCTGCGTCGAGCACGCCCATCTTGGCCGTAGAGGAAGTCCGCTTACCTACGTTAAAGTCGATGGCCGAGAAGTCCGGAGTCAGCTCCTTGATAATGCTGGTAGCGGGAATCGCGTTTTTGAAAAAGTCGCGGTGGGCTTTTTCGTGCAAGGCCAGGTCGGTTAGGATCTGGCGCTCGGCGCTGTTGGCACCCAGGCTGGCAAAGTAAGAGCCGGCCGCGCCGGTAACCACCTGGTTGTAGAAAGCAGCTTCGAGCTGCTCTAGAGCATAAGCGTAGTTGAGGACGCCAATGTCAGAGCTGCCCACGTTTACTTCGCCGGAGTTGGCGTCTACATCGTCGTCATCGTCGTCGCAGCCCGTGAGGATCAGGCCGGTCAAAGCCAGGCCGGCCCCGGTGTAGCGCAGGAAGTCGCGGCGGGGTAGAGCACCTTGCAAGCCGGATAGGGCCTGGTCTTCTGTCGGAACAGAATGGATTTGTTTAGTCATAGCTATTTAGGAATTTGGCGTGAGTCACTGCTTGGGTACTACGCCTTTCCTAAAGCGGACTGGTCATTTTTGGGGTTAAAATACGTATTTGACCCACCAAAATACGTATGCCATCCACTTGCTTTGCGTTAAGTTCTTAAATGCAATTACGGGTTTATAGCAAATCCAGGCTCCGGATAAATTACGTACCCGGTAGCCTTCCGGCCTAGGCTACGACTTCCTCAGTGGGCGCCACCGGCATGGCTACTGCCTTTCGGCTGGTATACCAGGTATTGAGCCCAACGCCTAATAGCACCAAGGCCATGCCCCCGTATGAAACCACCGGGAACGTCTCGTTGAAGAACAGCAAGCCCAGGCCGACGGCGTACAGAATACCGATGTAGTTCAGGTTGGCCACGCTCGAGAGCCGCTCAGCCTGGTAAGCTTTGGTCATGCAAAGCTGGGCTCCCTGGGTAAATAGACCCGTGAGCAGCAGCCAGAACCAGTCCCAGCCCTGGGGCTGCACCCAGTCGAAGAGGCAGTAGACGGCTGCTACGGGCAGGGCCACCATCGGCAGGTAGAAGACCACCACCAGCGGGTCTTCCTTACCCTTGAGCTTACGGATGGAGTTGTAGGAAAACCCGGCAAATACAGCCGAGGCCACTCCCAGGCCCAGGTAAAATGGGTCGACGCGTGTATCCACGCCTTCAACCACCAGCACACCCAGAAAGGAAATCAGGAAGAACAGCCACTGCCAGGGCTGCACGGTTTCGCGCACGATGAATATGCCCAGCACGGCCGTGAAAATCGGAGCCAGGTACTGAATGGTAACGGCCGTGGCCAGCGGCATCTTCTGCAAGGTGAAGTAGTACAGAATCAGCGACAAAACGCCGGTAGTGCCTCGGGCAATAAGG belongs to Hymenobacter cellulosilyticus and includes:
- a CDS encoding DMT family transporter; the encoded protein is MSLILYYFTLQKMPLATAVTIQYLAPIFTAVLGIFIVRETVQPWQWLFFLISFLGVLVVEGVDTRVDPFYLGLGVASAVFAGFSYNSIRKLKGKEDPLVVVFYLPMVALPVAAVYCLFDWVQPQGWDWFWLLLTGLFTQGAQLCMTKAYQAERLSSVANLNYIGILYAVGLGLLFFNETFPVVSYGGMALVLLGVGLNTWYTSRKAVAMPVAPTEEVVA
- a CDS encoding ferritin-like domain-containing protein; this encodes MTKQIHSVPTEDQALSGLQGALPRRDFLRYTGAGLALTGLILTGCDDDDDDVDANSGEVNVGSSDIGVLNYAYALEQLEAAFYNQVVTGAAGSYFASLGANSAERQILTDLALHEKAHRDFFKNAIPATSIIKELTPDFSAIDFNVGKRTSSTAKMGVLDAAMAFEDLGVAAYNGAGRFITNPVYLTLAGKIVSVEARHAALIRDMMNYNTFVDADVVDLFTPTANSAPGVGVGTGKEKSKRPSEVVTVANQFLQAGSKLNVSGLV